The Brassica oleracea var. oleracea cultivar TO1000 chromosome C7, BOL, whole genome shotgun sequence sequence TGTCTCTATGTATGATTAGTTTTGTCCATAGATTGTATATTCTTTAGTCAGGAGTAGTGTAAAGAGGACTGTTTGAAATGTGATGTTTGAGCCACCACTTATGGTGGAGAGGATTTGATAATAGAGTCTTCTATATTCATCACAAGCCTAACTAAATGATCTTTGGTCCTTGTAGATATTTGCACGATGTGCTCTACATCACTTGCTTCGTGCAGCTGGCATCTATCATCTCTGGAAAGTTTTGGTACACCTATCTAGTGGTACGCCCATCTGAATACTACTTAGACAAGCTATAGATTGCAGCTTCTGTTGGAAAATGATGATGAGAACTTCTTCTTCTTCTTTTTTTGTTGCTTTTAGATTCCTGCATTTGGAGCGTACAAAGCTTCTGGGTTGATTAGAGGATTCATGTCACAAGGTTCAGAGGTAATCACTTAGTTTTGAATACCTCTCAAAGTCATTTTTGAACAAGGGAGCGTTATTGATAAAATTGACTGTAATGTATCTCTGTGACTGAACTGTAGGGAGGTGTAGAGGATGAGAAAACTTGCAAAAAGAGGGAGAAGATGGAGAGAAAAGCTTCTAGAGGGCAAGCCGTCAGGACAAGATCACGATGAATGTGTTGACATCATCTTTAGCCAGCATAACTTGGGAAAATCTTTCCTCAAAACATACAAAATGCAAAATCAACGGGCAACAACACTCGGTCTTGGCTTTGCAAAGTCCTTTGTTGTACGGTTGTAGCTGTCTTTTACACTGTTTGAATTGAATGGATGTTGTTAATGTTGAGATTGAGGTTTTTAGTTATCCTGAGTAAATTCCTGTCTTTACACTATTTGAGTTCATGGATCTTATTTAGATGAAACAACTTCTTCATAGCTAGAGCATTGACTGTAAGTAGCTATGGAGTCATTAAAGAAATGATGAAAAAAAGCTTGGAACTCAAGAGACACCATTTTGTGTTTCGTTTTTTTTTTTTTTAACACAAATTGACTATTTGAGAACACAAGTATTTGATAATAGACAGAACATGAGACAACAACAAAACAATCTTTGATGAAACCTAAGTACATATTGTTTTATATACAAAAAGAAGAAGCTGGCATGTACTTTGATATCTTTGGTATTTGGGTTAGTACTAATAATATCAACTGCTGATTACGGGGTAGAGGTTGAACTCACGTTCCAGTGTCCATAACGATTCATTCTTGTTATTGATACTCAGCGTATACTCCTGGAAATACCCACTATATGTAATCACCGATACCGTCGCCCTGGAAAAGAGAAACATGAAAGATCAGACAAGCCTTTTTGTGGAAATGTTCTGTTCCAAAACAAGCCGCAAGACTTCTCATCTTACCTAATAGATGTAAACTGAGATGGAGATGATGTTCCTTCAAGTTTGTCTACCTTCCTAACCACTGCATAACTGTTAAACACAAGCAAACAACAGCCAATAAACCTCTTTGAGTTATACATAGCGTAATAGGTCATTTAGCAGCTTCCAAAAAGAATAGACTTCCCACCTTCTAATTCCGGAAGAAACTGCATTCTGAAGCACGTGATGATGCGCTGGGTCTAGTGCATCACTCACGCTGTCGGGAAGAACTGATCCAAGAAAGCTAGTAGACCTTTTGCTTCTGCCACAAAGAAAAGATGAATAAGATTCTGAAAAACTGTTAGGAACCTCAGTGTAAGGGAAAAGTAAGAGTTTGATTCTTAATCCTGACCTTTGGTTTATGGCCAACATTAAAGAGAAGGCATGAACAGAGCCTGAAGAGCTCGTTGCAATCAATATATCAGGTAGCTGTGTGGATGGTCCGAAAGAGAGTGAGTATATAGTTGATGGGTATGTTCCTCTCCTGAAACTATATGACTGCAAACACAAGAAAAGAAACATTTAAGAATCTGTAGAAAGACAAAATGTATTACGTAACTATTCATTCACCTTGGTTGAATCAGAAACAAGATGGACTCGGATCAAAGTTCCTTGCTCAGATGCTGTAGCAATATACATTCCATTTGAAGAAAGGGCAATCGCAGCCAATGGAGAACGATGTGCATCAATCTGTAATCGAGAACAAAACAATTAAGTTTGTTAATAGTATGCAACTCAAGAACTCAAATGGTTGATTCAAAAACCAGGTGAAGCAACTAGTAAACCTCACTGTGAGACTGCAAATCCATGACGTTATAAACCAAAACAGCTCCTTTCGTTGTACTAGCCGGAACAGCCAAAAAGCAGCCTTCAAGACTCGGAGAGAACGCACAGAGACCTGCTCAAAGATAAGAAAAGATACTCTTGATTTACAAAAAAAGCTACTACAAAAAGTTGGTGAAGGAAACTTGCTGAGCTACCTTTTGGATTTGGCGCGGTGTCAATAGTATCAAGCATAACAAGCGTATTCAAGTCGTACACGAA is a genomic window containing:
- the LOC106305832 gene encoding autophagy-related protein 18b isoform X2 gives rise to the protein MLYSSDLLALVGAGEQASLSPRRLCLFNTTKGAPLKELNFLTSILAVRMNKKRLVVVLVEKTFVYDLNTLVMLDTIDTAPNPKGLCAFSPSLEGCFLAVPASTTKGAVLVYNVMDLQSHSEIDAHRSPLAAIALSSNGMYIATASEQGTLIRVHLVSDSTKSYSFRRGTYPSTIYSLSFGPSTQLPDILIATSSSGSVHAFSLMLAINQRSKRSTSFLGSVLPDSVSDALDPAHHHVLQNAVSSGIRSYAVVRKVDKLEGTSSPSQFTSIRATVSVITYSGYFQEYTLSINNKNESLWTLEREFNLYPVISS
- the LOC106305832 gene encoding autophagy-related protein 18b isoform X1; amino-acid sequence: MANQSSPSSSIYCASFNQDNSGFAISSRDSFKIFDSTTGRLCYERAAGAFVIVEMLYSSDLLALVGAGEQASLSPRRLCLFNTTKGAPLKELNFLTSILAVRMNKKRLVVVLVEKTFVYDLNTLVMLDTIDTAPNPKGLCAFSPSLEGCFLAVPASTTKGAVLVYNVMDLQSHSEIDAHRSPLAAIALSSNGMYIATASEQGTLIRVHLVSDSTKSYSFRRGTYPSTIYSLSFGPSTQLPDILIATSSSGSVHAFSLMLAINQRSKRSTSFLGSVLPDSVSDALDPAHHHVLQNAVSSGIRSYAVVRKVDKLEGTSSPSQFTSIRATVSVITYSGYFQEYTLSINNKNESLWTLEREFNLYPVISS